Proteins from one Cicer arietinum cultivar CDC Frontier isolate Library 1 chromosome 3, Cicar.CDCFrontier_v2.0, whole genome shotgun sequence genomic window:
- the LOC101497496 gene encoding organelle RRM domain-containing protein 2, mitochondrial has translation MAFLSGFQRLIRHTPLLNSHFTSIRLNSTLTSPKLFVSGLSRLTTDEKLTEAFSPFGQLTEAKVIIDRASGRSKGFAFVSYATVEEAEKAREGMNAKFLDGWVIFVDPAKPREPRPPPQSQSEQPQTGFTVNKTVGWCG, from the exons ATGGCATTTCTGTCTGGATTTCAGCGTTTGATTCGCCACACACCACTTCTTAACTCCCACTTCACTTCAATTCGTCTCAATTCAACTCTCACTTCCCCCAAACTTTTCGTTAGCG GTCTTTCGAGACTGACAACAGATGAAAAGCTTACTGAAGCATTTTCTCCTTTTGGGCAGCTAACTGAAG CTAAGGTGATAATTGACAGAGCTTCTGGAAGATCAAAGGGTTTCGCGTTTGTATCTTACGCAACCGTAGAAGAAGCTGAAAAGGCAAGAGAAGGAATGAATGCTAAATTTTTGGATGGATGGGTTATATTTGTTGATCCTGCTAAACCAAGAGAACCAAGACCTCCTCCGCAATCACAATCTGAGCAGCCTCAAACAGGTTTCACGGTTAATAAGACTGTCGGGTGGTGTGGTTGA
- the LOC101498149 gene encoding elongation factor 1-delta 2-like — translation MAVTFYNLKSESGLKKLDEYLLTRSYVSGYLASKDDITVYSALSSVPSDEFVNVSRWYKHIDALLRISGVSGEGSGVTVESSSVVAEEAVATPPAADSKATEAEDDDDDDVDLFGEETEEEKKAAEERAAAMKASGKKKESGKSSVLMDVKPWDDETDMKKLEEAVRSVEMEGLFWGASKLVPVGYGIKKLQIMLSIVDDLVSVDTLIEERLTVEPINEYVQSCDIVAFNKI, via the exons atggcagTCACATTCTACAACCTTAAGTCTGAATCTGGTTTGAAGAAACTAGATGAGTACCTTCTTACACGCAGTTATGTCAGTGG GTACCTAGCTTCAAAAGATGATATCACTGTCTATTCAGCTTTGTCCTCAGTTCCATCAGATGAATTTGTGAATGTGTCTAGATGGTACAAGCACATTGATGCTTTGTTGAGAATTTC TGGTGTTTCTGGTGAGGGATCTGGTGTCACTGTGGAGTCATCTTCCGTTGTTGCTGAAGAGGCTGTCGCCACTCCTCCCGCTGCTGATTCCAAG GCCACTGAAGCTGAGgatgatgacgatgatgatgtGGATTTGTTTGGTGAAGAGACAGAGGAAGAGAAGAAGGCAGCAGAGGAACGTGCAGCGGCCATGAAGGCATCTGGCAAAAAGAAAGAGA GTGGCAAATCATCTGTTCTGATGGATGTGAAGCCATGGGATGATGAAACTGACATGAAAAAGCTCGAAGAAGCAGTGAGATCTGTAGAGATGGAAGGGTTGTTCTGGGGTGCat CCAAACTTGTTCCTGTTGGGTACGGTATCAAAAAACTGCAAATTATGCTTTCTATTGTGGATGACCTCGTTTCTGTTGACACTCTTATTGAGGAACGTCTTACTGTTGAGCCCATCAATGAATATGTCCAGAGTTGTGACATTGTTGCCTTCAACAAAATAT AA
- the LOC140919516 gene encoding uncharacterized protein yields the protein MSIQFKGTMTSTKYVLEKFNRNNDFGLWRLKMKALLVHQGLERALGGDKDMASPLPEREKKDIMDKTHNALILSLGDKILREVSKETSTTEEVQVALISKELKRKSNGKEESSGEGLFVKAKEGKKNKKKKNKFKNKENDKSKMRCFICKKEGPFKKDCPNWK from the exons ATGAGTATTCAATTCAAAGGAACGATGACATCAACAAAGTATGTACTTGAAAAATTCAATAGGAATAATGATTTTGGGTTATGGCGTCTCAAGATGAAAGCGTTGTTGGTTCATCAAGGTTTGGAAAGAGCACTAGGAGGAGATAAAGACATGGCATCCCCACTACCAGAAAGGGAGAAGAAGGATATCATGGACAAGACTCATAATGCTTTAATCTTGAGTCTTGGAGACAAGATTTTGAGGGAAGTTTCAAAGGAGACCTCAACAACAG AAGAAGTACAAGTTGCACTAATCTCCAAAGAATTGAAGAGGAAGTCAAATGGGAAAGAAGAAAGCAGTGGTGAGGGATTGTTTGTCAAGGCTAAGGAAgggaagaagaataaaaaaaagaagaacaagttcaagaataaagaaaatgacaaGTCTAAAATGAGATGTTTCATATGCAAGAAAGAGGGACCTTTCAAGAAAGATTGCCCAAATTGGAAATGA
- the LOC101498824 gene encoding uncharacterized protein isoform X2, with amino-acid sequence MEVCSPVNDLHENCVSNVESAFSEALHIHDADKSDHESEGNEICNVAKENLGVVIKQKETKPNMACLQRSATFPVPQVMLPSSSSDEEADTSVEESPSTQSAHQTYSRSISLPAPSNLKSAMKGSRDKNGENHMKLTVKWAPDVYDPIPTLVSHTVKNKKQQKSRKKKYEKKNGKKGQKGNSPRGGSGKDKKQFHNVGLIYREQIGWLFEDIKWF; translated from the exons ATGGAAGTGTGCTCTCCTGTTAATGACTTGCACGAGAACTGCGTAAGTAATGTTGAAAGTGCTTTTAGTGAGGCATTACATATACACGATGCTGATAAATCTGACCATGAGTCTGAGGGGAATGAGATCTGCAATGTAGCAAAAGAAAACTTAGGTGTGGTTATTAAACAGAAAGAAACAAAACCGAACATGGCGTGTTTGCAAAGGTCTGCAACCTTTCCAGTTCCTCAGGTGATGTTGCCTTCAAGCTCTTCTGACGAGGAGGCAGATACCTCAGTTGAAGAATCACCCTCTACGCAATCTGCTCATCAAACTTACTCTCGTTCAATATCTCTGCCT GCTCCTTCGAATCTTAAATCTGCCATGAAAGGTAGTCGTGATAAAAACGGGGAAAACCATATGAAATTGACTGTGAAATGGGCCCCGGATGTGTATGATCCAATACCTACATTAGTGTCACACACTGTCAAAAACAAGAAACAGCAGAAATCCCGGAAGAAGaaatatgaaaagaaaaatggaaAGAAGGGTCAGAAGGGAAATTCTCCTCGAGGGGGAAGTGGCAAAGATAAGAAGCAGTTTCATAACGTTG GTCTTATATATAGAGAGCAGATAGGTTGGTTGTTTGAAGACATAAAATGGTTTTAG
- the LOC101498824 gene encoding uncharacterized protein isoform X1: MEVCSPVNDLHENCVSNVESAFSEALHIHDADKSDHESEGNEICNVAKENLGVVIKQKETKPNMACLQRSATFPVPQVMLPSSSSDEEADTSVEESPSTQSAHQTYSRSISLPAPSNLKSAMKGSRDKNGENHMKLTVKWAPDVYDPIPTLVSHTVKNKKQQKSRKKKYEKKNGKKGQKGNSPRGGSGKDKKQFHNVGEHSSDLCYKSLNSQVIEGSSELDSADVCSQDSYCGSSFLKKSVTEMHFSVAEAQ, translated from the exons ATGGAAGTGTGCTCTCCTGTTAATGACTTGCACGAGAACTGCGTAAGTAATGTTGAAAGTGCTTTTAGTGAGGCATTACATATACACGATGCTGATAAATCTGACCATGAGTCTGAGGGGAATGAGATCTGCAATGTAGCAAAAGAAAACTTAGGTGTGGTTATTAAACAGAAAGAAACAAAACCGAACATGGCGTGTTTGCAAAGGTCTGCAACCTTTCCAGTTCCTCAGGTGATGTTGCCTTCAAGCTCTTCTGACGAGGAGGCAGATACCTCAGTTGAAGAATCACCCTCTACGCAATCTGCTCATCAAACTTACTCTCGTTCAATATCTCTGCCT GCTCCTTCGAATCTTAAATCTGCCATGAAAGGTAGTCGTGATAAAAACGGGGAAAACCATATGAAATTGACTGTGAAATGGGCCCCGGATGTGTATGATCCAATACCTACATTAGTGTCACACACTGTCAAAAACAAGAAACAGCAGAAATCCCGGAAGAAGaaatatgaaaagaaaaatggaaAGAAGGGTCAGAAGGGAAATTCTCCTCGAGGGGGAAGTGGCAAAGATAAGAAGCAGTTTCATAACGTTGGTGAGCATTCTTCTGATCTTTGCTATAAGTCGTTGAATTCTCAAGTTATTGAAGGTTCCTCTGAATTAGACTCAGCTGATGTTTGTAGCCAAGATTCGTATTGCGGAAGTAGTTTCTTGAAAAAATCAGTTACAGAAATGCACTTCTCAGTTGCAGAAGCGCAATGA